Proteins encoded in a region of the Globicephala melas chromosome 1, mGloMel1.2, whole genome shotgun sequence genome:
- the TNFSF4 gene encoding tumor necrosis factor ligand superfamily member 4, with amino-acid sequence MRRSECENENGFIITSPNKDGTMKVQNNSIIINCDGFYLISLKGYFSQELSLRLQYRKGREPLFSLSKVTSVDSVTVANLAFKDKVYLNVTTHSASCEDIQVNGGELILIHQNPGGFCVY; translated from the exons ATGAGGCGATCAG AGTGTGAAAATGAGAATGGTTTCATCATCACATCCCCAAACAAGGATGGAACCATGAAGGTGCAAAACAACTCAATCATCATCAACTGTGATGGGTTTTATCTCATCTCCCTGAAGGGCTACTTCTCTCAGGAGCTCAGCCTCAGGCTTCAGTACCGGAAGGGTCGAGAACCCCTCTTCTCCCTGAGCAAGGTCACATCTGTTGACTCTGTCACAGTAGCCAATCTGGCTTTCAAGGACAAAGTCTACCTGAATGTGACCACTCACAGTGCCTCCTGCGAAGACATTCAGGTGAATGGTGGGGAATTGATTCTCATTCATCAAAATCCTGGTGGATTCTGTGTCTACTGA